From Asterias rubens chromosome 6, eAstRub1.3, whole genome shotgun sequence, one genomic window encodes:
- the LOC117291513 gene encoding uncharacterized protein LOC117291513 isoform X1, with the protein MQNSMDDKQNHDGQEKDTISPAVSGCMQLILHTIEERIMDKEDDAVNEKMKHTGGGSQLHDVDTIDKSTAGTNSDTERGNDEVGSLSSSDGYNSVDEDKSTNSSESWRNTKNSKTRLDESRETDIERGIGNGNEADPDANNDVNSDWSNDAEINSTSSEANSSSKLSDVAKPTTTNDFETDMCMETNSESNEADFDAEPDQTRNDADMETNEGIDINNINRNSLKDIERHGEEVDFNERRDDVAESLGDSLEVDTSTDQNNDDVGINDDGRSIGEEVNNTEIDSDRNTAASLETHPPEECSQVEENTPAPKTDEIKNTIMAEILEKTTPISIGVDEPRPFSMMTNQPQHPGLNLESLLPHEGQRWAMLRDKMMTASQFEQYARRTQGDPPWSADEAFISFFLDRLEMYELLPMPEMSPKKKKTRRKGQPRKYERCMSGPGKLLPMTEVKQAAPKKKKTRRKGQPRKYERVQNDTEVKVKQPPKKATKMVDDFVFVEDLFDDEDILSMDDNSDDLDYEPVSIIRYKKTASRRLPRRSSSKRTREETEEMEEVSLDTPDVPDDDEFELVKPPKIKKKVKIIKPKPEGPPRKRGRPKKDPNAPPKVPGKKGRPPMSEEERQAKRRATIETTRIRLEVLRSSLPKRLCCKFCDAHFTETEAVTLHYFEVHRQQRIGEADRLDPASAFNMSQVTDIAVLLRECPKCKEYVENLTRHNRTHQVRNFICEECGKFFVSRIRLKLHRRIHQMDRTGERLHCDKCDKSYRCLSSLQRHQLIHAGKKTFICDQCGKDFFNSVRLRVHRTVHMKEKPYKCSDCGRGFTQLTNLRSHQRVHTGVKPYKCDVCNESFTHKVSLKTHQKKKHGIDWWKENGIEVEERKPSSRKSADKKPSNRGVAEMKTTIPDQHHAHAHAHAHAHAHAHTNEGMRNYDFVSNLITHGTKTYAQLERKTNVGEAFHTMMNPYDNPWQS; encoded by the exons ATGCAGAATTCAATGGACGATAAACAG AATCACGATGGACAGGAGAAGGACACGATCAGCCCTGCAGTCTCAGGATGCATGCAGCTCATCCTTCACACCATCGAAGAGAGGATAATGGATAAAGAAGATGATGCGGTCAATGAAAAGATGAAACACACAGGAGGTGGTTCACAACTACATGATGTAGACACAATTGACAAGAGCACAGCGGGCACAAACAGTGATACCGAAAGGGGAAATGATGAGGTCGGCAGTTTGAGCAGCAGCGATGGGTACAACTCTGTCGACGAGGATAAGAGCACAAATTCAAGCGAATCATGGCGTAACACCAAAAACAGCAAAACACGTCTTGATGAGAGTAGAGAAACAGACATCGAGAGGGGCATTGGGAATGGCAACGAGGCAGATCCTGATGCCAACAATGATGTTAACAGTGATTGGAGCAATGATGCAGAGATTAATAGCACTAGCAGCGAAGCAAATAGCAGTAGCAAGTTGAGCGATGTTGCAAAACCCACCACAACCAATGATTTTGAAACTGATATGTGCATGGAAACCAACTCTGAATCAAATGAAGCTGACTTTGATGCAGAGCCGGACCAGACAAGAAATGATGCAGACATGGAAACCAACGAGGGTATAGatattaacaatattaatagAAACAGTTTGAAAGACATAGAGAGGCACGGCGAGGAAGTGGATTTTAATGAAAGAAGGGACGATGTGGCTGAGAGCTTGGGCGACAGTTTGGAAGTGGATACTAGCACAGATCAAAACAATGACGATGTCGGTATCAATGATGATGGTAGAAGCATTGGTGAAGAAGTCAATAATACAGAGATCGACAGTGACAGAAACACAGCTGCGTCTCTGGAAACACATCCTCCTGAGGAGTGTTCCCAAGTCGAGGAAAACACACCAGCACCTAAGACGgatgaaattaaaaacacaatcatGGCAGAAATCTTGGAGAAAACAACTCCGATTAGTATCGGAGTTGACGAGCCCCGACCATTCTCGATGATGACTAACCAGCCACAGCACCCAGGCTTGAATCTTGAGAGCCTGCTACCGCACGAAGGGCAGAGATGGGCGATGCTCCGAGACAAAATGATGACCGCATCCCAGTTTGAGCAGTATGCAAGGCGGACACAGGGAGATCCACCATGGAGTGCTGATGAGGCTTTTATTAGTTTCTTTCTTGATCG CTTGGAGATGTATGAATTGCTTCCTATGCCGGAGATGTCaccaaagaagaaaaagacCAGACGAAAGGGCCAACCACGCAAGTATGAAAG GTGTATGTCTGGTCCAGGAAAATTGCTTCCTATGACGGAGGTCAAGCAGGCTGCaccaaagaagaaaaagacaagACGAAAGGGCCAACCACGCAAGTATGAAAG GGTCCAAAATGACACGGAGGTCAAAGTGAAGCAACCACCTAAGAAGGCAACCAAGATGGTCGATGACTTCGTCTTTGTGGAGGATCTATTTGATGATGAGGACATCTTGTCTATGGATGACAACTCAGATGATCTGGATTATGAACCGGTGTCCATCATAAGATAT AAAAAGACTGCAAGTAGAAGGTTGCCGCGTCGAAGCAGCAGTAAACGAACGAGGGAAGAAACGGAAGAAATGGAAGAAGTCTCCTTAGACACACCTGATGTGCCGGATGATGATGAGTTTGAGCTCGTTAAACCACCCAAGATTAAGAAGAAAGTCAAGATTATTAAGCCCAAGCCAGAAGGACCACCACGCAAGAGAGGCCGACCAAAAAAAGATCCAAATGCCCCTCCAAAGGTTCCTGGCAAGAAAGGGCGCCCACCAATGTCCGAAGAGGAAAGACAGGCAAAACGGAGAGCGACCATTGAGAC AACCCGCATTCGATTGGAAGTTCTAAGAAGTTCTCTGCCCAAACGGCTTTGCTGTAAATTTTGTGATGCGCATTTCACTGAAACGGAGGCAGTGACCCTACACTACTTTGAGGTTCATCGACAGCAGAGAATCGGAGAAGCAGATCGCCTCGATCCAGCAAGCGCTTTCAACATGTCTCAAGTCACTGACATTGCCGTCCTGCTGAGAGAATGTCCAAAGTGTAAAGAGTACGTTGAAAACCTGACCCGGCACAATCGTACGCACCAGGTGCGAAACTTCATCTGCGAGGAGTGCGGCAAGTTCTTTGTGTCGCGGATACGGTTGAAGCTGCACAGGCGCATACACCAAATGGATCGAACCGGAGAGCGGTTACACTGCGACAAGTGCGACAAATCCTACCGCTGCCTTTCCAGCCTCCAAAGGCATCAGTTGATACACGCGGGCAAGAAGACGTTCATCTGCGACCAATGCGGCAAGGATTTCTTCAATAGTGTCCGACTGAGGGTGCACCGCACCGTCCACATGAAAGAGAAACCATACAAGTGTTCCGATTGCGGACGCGGCTTCACCCAACTCACCAACTTGAGGAGCCATCAGAGGGTGCACACCGGGGTAAAGCCGTACAAGTGTGACGTCTGCAATGAGTCGTTCACACATAAAGTCAGCCTGAAGACGCACCAGAAAAAGAAACATGGAATAGATTGGTGGAAGGAGAACGGGATCGAAGTAGAAGAAAGGAAGCCCAGCAGCAGGAAATCTGCCGACAAGAAACCTTCAAACAGAGGAGTGGCGGAAATGAAGACGACCATCCCGGATCAACATCATGCCCATGCCCATGCACATGCACATGCGCATGCACATGCGCACACCAATGAGGGCATGCGGAATTACGATTTTGTCAGTAATCTGATTACGCATGGCACCAAGACGTATGCACAGCTGGAGAGGAAGACTAATGTTGGTGAAGCATTTCACACCATGATGAATCCTTACGATAATCCATGGCAGTCGTGA
- the LOC117291513 gene encoding myoneurin-like isoform X2 gives MQNSMDDKQNHDGQEKDTISPAVSGCMQLILHTIEERIMDKEDDAVNEKMKHTGGGSQLHDVDTIDKSTAGTNSDTERGNDEVGSLSSSDGYNSVDEDKSTNSSESWRNTKNSKTRLDESRETDIERGIGNGNEADPDANNDVNSDWSNDAEINSTSSEANSSSKLSDVAKPTTTNDFETDMCMETNSESNEADFDAEPDQTRNDADMETNEGIDINNINRNSLKDIERHGEEVDFNERRDDVAESLGDSLEVDTSTDQNNDDVGINDDGRSIGEEVNNTEIDSDRNTAASLETHPPEECSQVEENTPAPKTDEIKNTIMAEILEKTTPISIGVDEPRPFSMMTNQPQHPGLNLESLLPHEGQRWAMLRDKMMTASQFEQYARRTQGDPPWSADEAFISFFLDRLEMYELLPMPEMSPKKKKTRRKGQPRKYERVQNDTEVKVKQPPKKATKMVDDFVFVEDLFDDEDILSMDDNSDDLDYEPVSIIRYKKTASRRLPRRSSSKRTREETEEMEEVSLDTPDVPDDDEFELVKPPKIKKKVKIIKPKPEGPPRKRGRPKKDPNAPPKVPGKKGRPPMSEEERQAKRRATIETTRIRLEVLRSSLPKRLCCKFCDAHFTETEAVTLHYFEVHRQQRIGEADRLDPASAFNMSQVTDIAVLLRECPKCKEYVENLTRHNRTHQVRNFICEECGKFFVSRIRLKLHRRIHQMDRTGERLHCDKCDKSYRCLSSLQRHQLIHAGKKTFICDQCGKDFFNSVRLRVHRTVHMKEKPYKCSDCGRGFTQLTNLRSHQRVHTGVKPYKCDVCNESFTHKVSLKTHQKKKHGIDWWKENGIEVEERKPSSRKSADKKPSNRGVAEMKTTIPDQHHAHAHAHAHAHAHAHTNEGMRNYDFVSNLITHGTKTYAQLERKTNVGEAFHTMMNPYDNPWQS, from the exons ATGCAGAATTCAATGGACGATAAACAG AATCACGATGGACAGGAGAAGGACACGATCAGCCCTGCAGTCTCAGGATGCATGCAGCTCATCCTTCACACCATCGAAGAGAGGATAATGGATAAAGAAGATGATGCGGTCAATGAAAAGATGAAACACACAGGAGGTGGTTCACAACTACATGATGTAGACACAATTGACAAGAGCACAGCGGGCACAAACAGTGATACCGAAAGGGGAAATGATGAGGTCGGCAGTTTGAGCAGCAGCGATGGGTACAACTCTGTCGACGAGGATAAGAGCACAAATTCAAGCGAATCATGGCGTAACACCAAAAACAGCAAAACACGTCTTGATGAGAGTAGAGAAACAGACATCGAGAGGGGCATTGGGAATGGCAACGAGGCAGATCCTGATGCCAACAATGATGTTAACAGTGATTGGAGCAATGATGCAGAGATTAATAGCACTAGCAGCGAAGCAAATAGCAGTAGCAAGTTGAGCGATGTTGCAAAACCCACCACAACCAATGATTTTGAAACTGATATGTGCATGGAAACCAACTCTGAATCAAATGAAGCTGACTTTGATGCAGAGCCGGACCAGACAAGAAATGATGCAGACATGGAAACCAACGAGGGTATAGatattaacaatattaatagAAACAGTTTGAAAGACATAGAGAGGCACGGCGAGGAAGTGGATTTTAATGAAAGAAGGGACGATGTGGCTGAGAGCTTGGGCGACAGTTTGGAAGTGGATACTAGCACAGATCAAAACAATGACGATGTCGGTATCAATGATGATGGTAGAAGCATTGGTGAAGAAGTCAATAATACAGAGATCGACAGTGACAGAAACACAGCTGCGTCTCTGGAAACACATCCTCCTGAGGAGTGTTCCCAAGTCGAGGAAAACACACCAGCACCTAAGACGgatgaaattaaaaacacaatcatGGCAGAAATCTTGGAGAAAACAACTCCGATTAGTATCGGAGTTGACGAGCCCCGACCATTCTCGATGATGACTAACCAGCCACAGCACCCAGGCTTGAATCTTGAGAGCCTGCTACCGCACGAAGGGCAGAGATGGGCGATGCTCCGAGACAAAATGATGACCGCATCCCAGTTTGAGCAGTATGCAAGGCGGACACAGGGAGATCCACCATGGAGTGCTGATGAGGCTTTTATTAGTTTCTTTCTTGATCG CTTGGAGATGTATGAATTGCTTCCTATGCCGGAGATGTCaccaaagaagaaaaagacCAGACGAAAGGGCCAACCACGCAAGTATGAAAG GGTCCAAAATGACACGGAGGTCAAAGTGAAGCAACCACCTAAGAAGGCAACCAAGATGGTCGATGACTTCGTCTTTGTGGAGGATCTATTTGATGATGAGGACATCTTGTCTATGGATGACAACTCAGATGATCTGGATTATGAACCGGTGTCCATCATAAGATAT AAAAAGACTGCAAGTAGAAGGTTGCCGCGTCGAAGCAGCAGTAAACGAACGAGGGAAGAAACGGAAGAAATGGAAGAAGTCTCCTTAGACACACCTGATGTGCCGGATGATGATGAGTTTGAGCTCGTTAAACCACCCAAGATTAAGAAGAAAGTCAAGATTATTAAGCCCAAGCCAGAAGGACCACCACGCAAGAGAGGCCGACCAAAAAAAGATCCAAATGCCCCTCCAAAGGTTCCTGGCAAGAAAGGGCGCCCACCAATGTCCGAAGAGGAAAGACAGGCAAAACGGAGAGCGACCATTGAGAC AACCCGCATTCGATTGGAAGTTCTAAGAAGTTCTCTGCCCAAACGGCTTTGCTGTAAATTTTGTGATGCGCATTTCACTGAAACGGAGGCAGTGACCCTACACTACTTTGAGGTTCATCGACAGCAGAGAATCGGAGAAGCAGATCGCCTCGATCCAGCAAGCGCTTTCAACATGTCTCAAGTCACTGACATTGCCGTCCTGCTGAGAGAATGTCCAAAGTGTAAAGAGTACGTTGAAAACCTGACCCGGCACAATCGTACGCACCAGGTGCGAAACTTCATCTGCGAGGAGTGCGGCAAGTTCTTTGTGTCGCGGATACGGTTGAAGCTGCACAGGCGCATACACCAAATGGATCGAACCGGAGAGCGGTTACACTGCGACAAGTGCGACAAATCCTACCGCTGCCTTTCCAGCCTCCAAAGGCATCAGTTGATACACGCGGGCAAGAAGACGTTCATCTGCGACCAATGCGGCAAGGATTTCTTCAATAGTGTCCGACTGAGGGTGCACCGCACCGTCCACATGAAAGAGAAACCATACAAGTGTTCCGATTGCGGACGCGGCTTCACCCAACTCACCAACTTGAGGAGCCATCAGAGGGTGCACACCGGGGTAAAGCCGTACAAGTGTGACGTCTGCAATGAGTCGTTCACACATAAAGTCAGCCTGAAGACGCACCAGAAAAAGAAACATGGAATAGATTGGTGGAAGGAGAACGGGATCGAAGTAGAAGAAAGGAAGCCCAGCAGCAGGAAATCTGCCGACAAGAAACCTTCAAACAGAGGAGTGGCGGAAATGAAGACGACCATCCCGGATCAACATCATGCCCATGCCCATGCACATGCACATGCGCATGCACATGCGCACACCAATGAGGGCATGCGGAATTACGATTTTGTCAGTAATCTGATTACGCATGGCACCAAGACGTATGCACAGCTGGAGAGGAAGACTAATGTTGGTGAAGCATTTCACACCATGATGAATCCTTACGATAATCCATGGCAGTCGTGA